In Ischnura elegans chromosome 6, ioIscEleg1.1, whole genome shotgun sequence, one genomic interval encodes:
- the LOC124161374 gene encoding uncharacterized protein LOC124161374, with product MDFEGCVTLLTYGDMVISIMCIYRSPGGDFSVFMDRLLQVLPALIKIATYAIVCGDFNIDMNCDSANKKYLVDSLLTFNLTPTISEPTRVTSSSSTIIDNIFSTIPPSRCSNVDVDFSDHRAQFSMYHVRGDPNCNHNVIQYKRCYSHQAQIEFQNLLKEQSWDCVFTDVAFDVKFSNFLDTFLYCFNVCFPKKAMKSPGPQKTKCKWVTHEIRTSSEKLKRVFHELKANNSESQRKYYKSIKKMHIDLISETKRKYNISIINSSNQKSRSAWALIKNATSCTDSDRSKIKAIHHDDAMVSDYNDIANLFNHNFLTSICELFKNVSQQQTNKSSSLHRSHYGHTIFLQPTDVKEIDTIIEKINKKHSAGYDDIPCSLLKGNAKLSVIHPLVHLINESLSLGIFPNRLKVAKVIPVLKGGDPHNMNNYRPISVPSLFSKIFEQVMYNRLLSFFNKFKILTDSQFGFIKNRSTETAIYKLLYDIILELDKQNHITGVFFDLRKAFDSVDHEILLRKLKMYGVSGIANQWLKSFLSERSQVVQIYSAESYTNITSTPLAIFRGVPQGSILGPLLFLIYINDLPKYFDCGSVYMYADDTTHLTSNKHLDSTVNVYIRYSFINEPGTLIGKYFLKFLVTGDGKVGRKLLGRGLKYS from the exons ATGGACTTTGAAGGTTGTGTGACGTTGCTGACATATGGAGATATGGTCATATCAATAATGTGCATCTACAGGTCGCCGGGAGGTGATTTTTCTGTCTTCATGGATCGCCTTCTTCAAGTCTTGCCTGCTCTAATTAAAATTGCAACTTATGCCATTGTTtgtggtgattttaatattgatatgaACTGTGATTCTGCAAACAAGAAATATCTGGTAGATAGCTTACTGACTTTTAACCTAACACCCACAATAAGTGAACCCACTAGAGTTACTAGTTCCTCTTCAACAatcattgataacattttttccacTATACCTCCTTCCAGATGTTCTAATGTGGACGTAGACTTCTCAGATCACAGAGCTCAGTTTTCCATGTACCATGTCCGTGGCGACCCCAATTGTAATCACAATGTGATTCAATATAAAAGGTGCTATTCACATCAAGctcaaattgaatttcaaaatttactgaaGGAGCAATCCTGGGACTGTGTTTTTACTGATGTCGCTTTTGatgtaaaatttagtaattttcttgacacatttttgtacTGTTTTAATGTCTGCTTCCCTAAGAAAGCTATGAAATCCCCTGGGCCTCAAAAAACAAAGTGCAAGTGGGTTACTCATGAAATCAGgacttcatctgaaaaattgaaacGAGTATTCCATGAGCTAAAAGCAAACAACTCGGAGTCCCAAAGGAAATACTATAAATCCATTAAGAAGATGCATATTGACCTAATTAGTGAGACCAAAAGAAAGTACAATATATCCATTATCAATTCGTCTAATCAGAAAAGTAGATCTGCTTGGGCACTAATTAAGAATGCCACCTCTTGCACAGACAGTGATAGGTCTAAAATCAAGGCCATTCATCATGACGACGCCATGGTCTCTGATTATAATGATATTGCAAATCTATTTAATCATAACTTCCTGACTTCCATCTGTGAACTTTTTAAGAATGTTAGCCAACAACAGACCAACAAGTCTTCATCATTGCATCGGTCACATTATGGCCATACAATCTTTCTTCAGCCCACTGATGTAAAAGAAATTGATACCAtaatagaaaagataaataaaaaacactccgCAGGTTATGATGATATTCCATGCTCCTTATTAAAAGGCAATGCCAAATTGTCTGTGATCCATCCACTTGTGCATCTAATTAATGAATCTCTGTCACTTGGAATATTTCCCAATAGATTGAAAGTTGCTAAAGTCATCCCAGTATTGAAGGGTGGTGACCCACACAACATGAACAATTATAGACCTAtatctgttccctccctgttttctaaaatatttgaacaagtGATGTACAATAGATTACTctctttctttaataaatttaagattCTAACGGATTCCCagtttggttttataaaaaatagatctaCTGAAACAGCAATATATAAACTCCTGTATGATATCATCTTAGAACTTGATAAGCAGAATCATATAACAGGGGTGTTCTTTGACTTAAGGAAAGCATTTGATTCTGTTGATCATGAAATACTGCTGAGGAAACTTAAGATGTATGGAGTCTCTGGAATTGCCAATCAGtggttaaaatcctttttaagtgaaaGATCACAAGTGGTACAGATTTACTCTGCTGAGTCATATACTAATATAACTTCTACTCCCTTAGCAATTTTCAGAGGTGTTCCCCAAGGATCTATTTTGGGCCCCCTCCTTTTTCTCATCTACATAAATGACCTTCCAAAGTACTTCGACTGTGGTTCAGTGTACATGTATGCTGATGACACAACCCACCTTACCTCTAATAAGCACTTAGACTCTACG GTCAATGTGTACataagatattcatttattaatgaGCCAGGCACACTCATTGGAAAGTACTTTCTCAAGTTTTTAGTGACGGGTGATGGGAAAGTAGGGAGGAAATTATTGGGGAGAGGATTGAAGTACTCGTAG